The Chloroflexus aggregans DSM 9485 genome segment CATGGAGCCGTTTGGTAGGAGGGCAAGTTCTCGGTACCGTCGCTTACCATCCCGATTTACGGCGTGTATTCGTCGGCTCAACCAATGGTCGTCTCTACAGTCTCAATGCGAATGATGGAACGATCATCGGCTCATACGATGTGGGTGGCCCAATCGAGATGTCGCCGCTGCTTGCCAACAATGTCATCTACGTTGGCTCGATCATCAATAAGGGAAAGAACAATGGTGAAGGGACGAGTGGAAGGTTGGTGGCGCTCAATGCCAACGATTTGACGCTCCGCTGGCAATACAACCCGGGTGCCGGTCTCCTTGCCTCACCGGCATATACTGCGAGTAACGGTGGTATGGTGATTATCGCCGTCGAGGATAAAACAGTGCGCGCTTTACGGGTCAGTGATGGTGGTTTGGTGTGGAGCCAGACCGTGAATGCCGGTCGCGATCCGCAGCGACAATGGACGGCTTTTCCCGATACATACCCGGCAGTATCGGAGGCGAATGGTGTGGTCATTATTCGATCCTATTTCATGTGGCAACGCACGTGGGCACCGCCGGTTAGCCAAACCGATACCATCGATGAAATCCGCCAATTTCTCACCCAAAACCCGACTCATCAATCGTTTTTTGTACTCGACCTTGCAACCGGCCAACCGCGCTACGTGGCACCGGTTCTTGGTGGTGGAATCGGCAACAATGACGATTACTACTCAACGCCACCACAGGTGGTTATTCGACGGTTGAGCAATAGTGAGGAAGTGGCGTATGTTACATGGCGTAATAGCCAATCGTGCCTCTCACCGAGCAATTGTGATAACCGGGAAGAGGGTACCGTGGGTGAGATGGATCTAAACACCGGCCATATTCGCTTCGTCGAAATCTATAAAAATAGCTGGCAATGGCGCATACCGGTTGACGAACTCGGCTCGATGACGATGGCGGGCGATGCCCTCTTCTATTCACACTGGATGGCAATGGCTGCGGTAACGATCACCGACCGTTCGCCGAGTCGTGGTCAAACTTTCACCAATCCGATTCTGACCAGTAAATTGGTTGCCATTTCAAACACGATCCGTCCGGGAACTTGTAACCAACGTGACAGTACGCGCCATTACTGCCCCACCGCCCATGGGGTCAACAATGACAGCTATCAACTTGGGCCAGGATTTTATATCTACTACGCTAGTGAAAATATCTACGACCGCTTCTTCACACCACCTGTATTCGGACCGGCAATTGACGAGAACGGGGTGGTCTATTGGAAAAGTGTTGATGGCGCGATCATTGCGTTGGCTCCGCAGAGTGCGCGCTTGCCATAGACTGTTGTGGCTCACCCTACTAATGATTACCGGTTGCACACCGACAGCACGGCCAGAAGCACGACCAACGCCTAATCTCGACCCGATCAGCGCCGAACGCCGCGAGGTAGTCTTTAGCGCCGATGATGGTGTCACTCTTGCCGGTGAATTAACACTACCACGCCACCCCAACCGGCCACCCCTGGTAGTGGTCATTCACCATGCTGGGCCGGTTGATCGCGATGCGTATGGGTATCTTGCCGAACTACTGGTAGATCGCGGCTATGCCGTCTTCCGGTTCGACAAACGCGGCACGGGGGCAAGTGGTGGCGTGTATGGGTGTTGTGAAGCGGAGGATGCGCTGGCCGCCTATCGTGCGGCTGTCGCCCAACCCGGCATCGATCCGCAGCGGGTATTTATCGTGGCGCAGAGTATTGGAACGCGCTATGTCGCCGCATCATTCCCCGAGTATGTTGCCGCTATGCCACCTTGTGGGGTAGCACTGCTCTCTAACCTACTGGGTCCGGTTGACATTATCGCCATTGCAGCACCGATTCACGTCATTGTGGCCGATAGCGAACCTGATCGGCAACGAATTGGCCCTGATGCCGTCGCCGCACACAACGCGCACTGGTCATACGGTGCGAGCCTCTATATTGCGGAAGGAGCCGAACATACCCTCTTTGATATTCGTGATGGACCCATCGACTGGAGCAACCCTAACTGGGTGCAGCGCTACCATCGCGGGGCAATGGCGAGTTTGCTGAACTGGCTCGATGAGATGAACCGTTCGCAGTGCAGAACATAATCTTGGTCTACCCAAACACTGTGTGCCGTTCTCATGAAGTCAACTGTCGGGTAAACCATTATTACACTACACATGTATTTTTATAAAAATCGCCAAGATCTGCTGTGTGGTAATTACAGAATTTTCACGATAGCCACTCCATTATTCAAAAATGCTTCAGCTTCACCCAATACACTAAGTAATAACTGTCAAGCCATCGGGGGGGGTGGGGCTGTGAACCATACAAGAATTGTATTATTCTCTTCTCGCTTTACCGGTTCAATACTTAGCTTGATAGTACTGCTTTGGGTAATTGGCAGCCTGGTTCCATCGACACCGGTTTCGGCCACAATTCCCAACCGACAGCCATGGGTGCATCAACCGGGGACTTGCCCACCTGCTTTGGAAGGTGCTGTCTTTGGACTGGCCGGTGATAGCTGTGGCGGTACCGGTACTGGCTTCGACACTACCCAAATCTACGGCCACACCCTCATCCGCGATGCTGCTTCTCCCGCCACCCCCTGCGAAGGCGGTCGCACGACAGGCCTCTGCTACCGTATGTGGTACTCCGGCTTTGATGCCTTCGGCGTCCGCCGCATCGGTCTCGCCCTCTCCCCCGACGGCATCACCTGGACCCGCGTTATTGGCCCTGGACCCAGCGGCAGCGTGCTTGGTCCCGGCTCTGGCGGCGCGTTTGATAGCGCGAACGTCTCCTTCCCGGCAGTCATCCGCACCACCACCGGCTATCTGATGTGGTACACCGGTGGCGACGGCACTACCTTCGCCATCGGCCTTGCCACCTCTACCGATGGCATCAACTGGACTCGCATCCCCGGTCCGCTCGCCGGGAACGCCGTCCTCCGCCCCTCCGGTATCCCCGGCACCTTCGATCAGACGATCATCGCTGCACCGCGCGTCATCCGTGATGCTGCCTCCCCCCTGGCGCCCTGCGAAGCAGGCCGCACCACCGGTCTTTGCTATCGTATGTGGTATCAAGGTATCGACAGTAGCAGCCGCTTTTTCATCGGCTATGCCGTCTCCCCCGACGGCCTCAATTGGACCCGCATCTCCGGCCCCGGCACCAACGGCAGCGTGATCGGTCAAGGCCCTCCCGGCACCTTCGACTCCCAAAACGCAGCTATCGACGCCGTCGTCAAAGATGGTCTCCGCTACCGGATGTGGTACAGCGCCCAAGATGGCGCCGGCGCTCACCGTATTGGTCACGTCGTCTCCCTTGACGGAGTCAACTGGGTGCGCCCTGTTCCCAACGACCCCGTCTGGAGCGGGAGTGACGATCCTGGTACCCTCAGCCCCGACAACGTCTGGAGTCCGTTCGTGCTGAAGGAGGGGCTTAGCTATCGGCTGTGGTACAACCATACCACCCGCGAGAACTCGCGCCGGGTGGGGCTGGCAACGATGATACCGGGTACGCCGTTGAGCGCAGTCGGCCTAAGTGGCGTGGGCCCCCTCTACACCATCACCTTCACCACCGCAGCGACTATTCCGGCAGATGGATATGTCTTGATCACGCTGCCGGCGGCAGTGAACATCGCTGATGTCAGCGCGATTGCCCTGAGCGGGTTTGGCGCTGGTGCGACTTTGACCGTGGACGATGGCATCCTGACCGATGCCGAAGCGGGCGGCAATGCACGAGGTGCGTTGTTGGTACGGCTGACCGAGGCCGTTCCGCCCGGTCCCAAGAGCATTTCGTTTGCGATTGCTACCCCACCTGCAACGGACACAACCGTGTTGGTGCAGACCTTCGATAGCCGCGAAGTGATTGAGTATGCCGGTGTGACGATTGGTGCCGGCGGTGTGGCGCCGACCCCTACCAACACACCCACCAACACACCCACCAACACACCCACCAACACACCCACCAACACACCCATCAACACACCCACCAACACACCCACCAACACACCCACCAACACACCCACCAATACACCCACGGCCACCAATACCCCGGGGCCATCACCAACACCAACCCCGCCACCTGATCCGGCGCCAAACACGCAACCGTGGACTTTTGTGAATGGCCCATGTGCTGATGGAGCGATCTTCGGCATCGCGGGTAGTGGCTGCGGCGGCAGCGGCACCAGCTTCGATACCAACGAGATCTTTCCGCCGAGCATTGTGCGTGATGAAGCATCGCCTTTACGACCGTGCGAGGGCGGTCGAACGAGTGGCGTCTGCTACCGAATGTGGTATGTTGGCGTTGATAATCCGATCGATGCCAACCGCCGTATCGGCTACGCCGTCTCACCCGACGGGATCACGTGGACGCGCGTCCCCGGTCCACTTTCCGGTGGCGCAGTCTTTGTCGGTTCTGGTATCCCCGGTACCTTCGATAACTTCGGCGTCTCGACGATGTATGTCATCCGCTATGGTAGTGGC includes the following:
- a CDS encoding outer membrane protein assembly factor BamB family protein, translating into MQHLALRMFILCAAVIMTSCTTSVATFTPQSLPTIPTTAVVRATTTTYLPIIFGPPPPSPVGWYQLAGNPQRTAYTPVIVQGPYQFRWIWNGPAGGGDGGPASDHLPLPKAVQPVIGNGMVFIGHSDGVVHALHTDNGTLAWSRLVGGQVLGTVAYHPDLRRVFVGSTNGRLYSLNANDGTIIGSYDVGGPIEMSPLLANNVIYVGSIINKGKNNGEGTSGRLVALNANDLTLRWQYNPGAGLLASPAYTASNGGMVIIAVEDKTVRALRVSDGGLVWSQTVNAGRDPQRQWTAFPDTYPAVSEANGVVIIRSYFMWQRTWAPPVSQTDTIDEIRQFLTQNPTHQSFFVLDLATGQPRYVAPVLGGGIGNNDDYYSTPPQVVIRRLSNSEEVAYVTWRNSQSCLSPSNCDNREEGTVGEMDLNTGHIRFVEIYKNSWQWRIPVDELGSMTMAGDALFYSHWMAMAAVTITDRSPSRGQTFTNPILTSKLVAISNTIRPGTCNQRDSTRHYCPTAHGVNNDSYQLGPGFYIYYASENIYDRFFTPPVFGPAIDENGVVYWKSVDGAIIALAPQSARLP
- a CDS encoding alpha/beta hydrolase family protein, which gives rise to MARSLRWLRRVRACHRLLWLTLLMITGCTPTARPEARPTPNLDPISAERREVVFSADDGVTLAGELTLPRHPNRPPLVVVIHHAGPVDRDAYGYLAELLVDRGYAVFRFDKRGTGASGGVYGCCEAEDALAAYRAAVAQPGIDPQRVFIVAQSIGTRYVAASFPEYVAAMPPCGVALLSNLLGPVDIIAIAAPIHVIVADSEPDRQRIGPDAVAAHNAHWSYGASLYIAEGAEHTLFDIRDGPIDWSNPNWVQRYHRGAMASLLNWLDEMNRSQCRT